The genomic stretch tctctgaatcccctctccACAGACCGCATAAAATAGATTGCGGCCGCGAGCCACGGACAGTACTTCTTGAAGCTCCAAAAGTGCACCTCTCTGAactttccaccgcggaccgcactaaatggtctGTGACCGCGGTGGGTCTGTTGCAGCTGTAGTTGATTTTATGTTGCAGCAGtgccttgacttgttcttggtacttgtgcatgtttcactcctttttgagctagttttgacTATTTGTTacttttttgaccaaaccctgcaaacaagtataatatataagcctttgggactatttgtacatttttaatcaaaactcaaataaaaaggagtgtaaaataaACTAGAATTCCTAGTTATCAGCTAGCAGGACTACTTTGGGTCTCCTGAATGAAGTATCAGCAACCGACCTCTCGGTCAGCCACTACcagctccgaaatctgcacacaaagtgcagactgcagtatcagtacaaccgaccccatgtcctagtaagtgccgagcctaaccttgacgaggtagtgacgaggatacGGTGGGGCATATACAATATAACTTGCAACAACATATAATAAAGCCAAAAGGAAATATGAAACGAAATGGAACAGTAAATTGTAGCAAATAAATACGGAACCCAAACAATTTTCcagtactcagctataaccaatccttaagagagttTTCAATACTACGAAATAAAATCACAACAGAGTAACATCCCGATCCACCCATATAACAagtaacaatatgaacattcacccctattactccttgttgcggcatgcaacctgatcccaccagtccacctttattactcctcaatatatcacccttattcctcctattgtggcttgcaacccaatcccacttgtcaacccttattactcctcaatatatcacccttattcctcctgttgcggcgtacaacccgatcccaccatatcagtaccaattacaaaataaaaacaagtATTTCACAACTTAGCTCAAAACCCTCCACAACATTTATACCTCAAACCAAAACAACGGGAAAtctatacaattatgaaacttcatCAGTTAATACTACACGGCGAGATCAACTAAAGTGTACCATGGAGCACCACTAAATCAACTTAAACCAACAGTGTAATATAATGAAACTACGGAATAATTAATACCTTCAATAGAGAAAAACAACatttaacaagaagcaattagacatgAAGCATCAATAAGCAAGTAGTAGTTAAGATAGGAAAATAATATCTAGGAACGGGGAAGGGAACAGGCTAAATAGATAATTTGGTGCATAGGTACCCGTCACCGtacctatacgccacacacatggaatttcacatagcaattaagtcggggatacataatccctcgagtcaaggttagaccaaacacttatctcaatCTAACGAGcaattcaaagctcaattactgctttacctctcgattccacctccaatccgcttgtatctagtcataattaacttaataacatcaattattgctaaagaaatcaattctaatgcataattataggtttttcaatatttttcccaaaaagtcaaaaagcgACCCCAGACTCGCTTGGTtaaaacccaaaattcggaccaaaacctagatacccattcacccttgagcccggatatacaattggttttggaatccgacctcaatttcaggtctaaatccccaaattttgaaattcctaagttctacccaaaaatccccaattccactgTGAAAACCCTTAGaatctaggatgaaatcttgtaaaaacatgtaaaagattgaaagaaatgagttaagaattaTTTACCAATGATTTAGGGAAGAACTAGCCTTTGGAAAATCGCATCttgaagtttaggttttgaaaaatgagagtatgaatgaaaaatcccgtcgAAGACCCTTTTACTGAGCTGGAGATGTCCCAATTGCGATctgagcttcgcaattgcaaagcttgCAAATGTGAAGCAATTCACAATCCTACTGCCATGGTAATTGTGAGGaaagtatcgcatttgcgatctgtgacccctcgcaaatgcgagtaaatgttcgcatttgcgaacatgccCTTCCCCCGAcccccttcgcaattgcgaatgtttcttcgcatttgtgaactctGCTGGCCCAGGCTTTCTTAGCAATTGCGATAAATACCTCGCAATTTCTATGCCTgcttggttcgcatttgcaaaacctgatcttgcaattgcgagatcagatgCTTGCTACAGACACCAGTTACACCAATaaatttctaagttccaaaatcaCTCTGtagtctatccaaaactcacccaagccctcggggctccaaaccaaacatgcacaaaagtcttaaaacatcatatgaacttgctcatgcgatcaaattgctaaaataacacctagaactataaATTTAGCACCTATAAATTTGGTCATCATAATTTTTATGCATTACCGCATCTATATGTTTTTAACGAATTCCAACCATACTGTAATGATctgccatgtcatcatgccacataggtgcCATTTGACATATATTAATGTCATGTGagagcttacataagaagaagtctatcatttgtgagaagattgtagagaagtatggacatttccttaggaagaacctagatccttatggatttgctaggaaagtccttggaatcttctaggcttgtagagaattctagagaaagcccttatcttgtaaatatcaaggaattgtgtaataattaatatttacactctaacccctaggagactagtatataaagggggctaTTCATTTATAATTCACAAAGCAAACAATTCatgttctctctaatacaaagcttcctttagtaattctcttgtgttctttctagCATTCCCTTATCTATCTTAAGTGTAGTAAGACtaacttggcatagcaagaacgtgagcaagttgtgcaagatcatgAGCGAGTTGTAAAGTGCcacacgtgtacttagttaattACTAAGgacatgacaacatggtatcagagcgaagGTTTCAACTAAGGGAATGGCGAACGACGGAGAAATTAATGCTGCCAACACCCAAGCCAACATCATCCAGGATGCTGCTGGCAAGAGCGGCCGTAGCAAAAAGAGGAATGCCACCAACAAGAGCGAGGAGGTGCTACCTGAGGTTGTGTCAAACGATGGGCTTACATCCCAAGAACTATCTTCCATTGAGGCGAgcgaggatgaagtggaggtccttCTAGAGGACGTCTCGCTCGACAAAGAATGGGTGATGAAGATGAACGCGGGTATGGACGTCGTAGAGATCTTTGGTCAATGCTTGGGGAAGGTGGAAGTCACCCTTAGCGTTCTTAAGGGGCACACTCTTGAATAGATTGAGAGTATCCGAAATGACTTGGAGGGACGTACACAGACTGAGATGGAACTAAGTCAAACCATCACTGACTTagagtgcagactcatggaggctttgagtactatcgatgctATGAAAGCAAATATAGAGTCACTCGAGGAGCATGTCAATGCTGGCATGACCGAGGCAGCCAGCAATGTTGTGGTGACGAGGGAGGCCAAGATCGAAGCTCCCAAACCCCCGGTGTTCAAAGGTGTTCGTgatgcacaagaagtggaaaacttcctttggcacttggagaactacttcaggAAAGACAAAGTGAGGGACGACGAGGCCAAGATCAAAACTACGGTATTGTACTTCTTAGAGACAGCCATGCTATGGTGGATAAGGAAGATGGCCGACGTGGATAAAGGTCTATGTACTATTAGCACATGGGATCAGTTCAAAGCGGAGTTCAAGcgacagttctttccaaacaatgtcttgtaCGAGAAAAGGCGCAAGCTTAAGGAATTGAAGCAAACAGGGAGCATATGTAACTATGTCAAGgagttcactacccttatgcttcaaatcTCCGACCTGACCAATGATGACTTATTGTTCCACCTCACGGGCGAgttgcaaaattgggctaagAAGGAGTTACAATGCTGACAAGTCACTgatatagaccaagccatagtgGAGGCCGAATCATTGATGGATTTCACGCATGACAAGCACGACAAAGGCAATGGCAAGGAGTCAAAGGTTAACAATATCAAAGGTGGGGGAGACAGTGGCAAAGGCAAGGAGATATaacaacaatactccaagactcaagatcccAAAAATTTGAGTGGTTGTCAGGGCTATGCCGAGAAAAAGGCATAGGCCGAGAAGAAGTGATACTACATATGCGGAGGGCCGTACGGCTTCAGGAATTGTCCCGACCTCAAGAGCCTCAGTGCCATGGTCCGTGAACGGAAGGAACAGCCGCAAGGAGAGATTTCGGGAATCGCACAGTTGGATATGATTGGATTATGTGGTGTTGTCACAAAGCAAGCTATCCAACCTACCAAGAATGGAAATCGGTACGtggatctcaccatcaacaacaagcctgctcgtgcaatggtggacactggagcaactcataatttcATGACTGAGGCCGCCGCAAAGAGACTAGAATTGAAGCTTTCTCCAACCAACTCTCGCGTCAAGACCGTAAATGCCGAGGTACAAAATGCTCGTGGGGTAGCTAATGGAGTTGGTGTTAAATTGGGAACTtggaaaggtatgacaaactttaccgTAACCGCTATGAATATATTTGACATCATACTAgggcaagagttctttagacattgtcatactttGATAGACCCCTACCTCCAACGTCTCTTGGTTATGGAGAGAGAAGGATCTTGCATGGTACCTACAGTGACTATGCCACACGGACAGATCCAAGCACGATTCTCAGCTATGCAGGTTGTCAAGGGGATCAAGAAGGGGGAGCCAACGCTCGTGGCAACCATTGCAAGTCTAGAGGAAGACAAGAATTTTCAAGATATAGTGTCGCCTTGCATAGAGAAGTTGCTTGaggaaaacaaagatgtcatgcCCGAGGAGTTGCC from Nicotiana sylvestris chromosome 12, ASM39365v2, whole genome shotgun sequence encodes the following:
- the LOC138883296 gene encoding uncharacterized protein — translated: MELSQTITDLECRLMEALSTIDAMKANIESLEEHVNAGMTEAASNVVVTREAKIEAPKPPVFKGVRDAQEVENFLWHLENYFRKDKVRDDEAKIKTTVLYFLETAMLWWIRKMADVDKGLCTISTWDQFKAEFKRQFFPNNVLYEKRRKLKELKQTGSICNYVKEFTTLMLQISDLTNDDLLFHLTGELQNWAKKELQC
- the LOC138883297 gene encoding uncharacterized protein is translated as MVRERKEQPQGEISGIAQLDMIGLCGVVTKQAIQPTKNGNRYVDLTINNKPARAMVDTGATHNFMTEAAAKRLELKLSPTNSRVKTVNAEVQNARGVANGVGVKLGTWKGMTNFTVTAMNIFDIILGQEFFRHCHTLIDPYLQRLLVMEREGSCMVPTVTMPHGQIQARFSAMQVVKGIKKGEPTLVATIASLEEDKNFQDIVSPCIEKLLEENKDVMPEELPKHLPPRREVDHKIELEPGAKPLAFAPYRMAPLELEELKKQLKELLDTGHIRPSKSPFGTPVLFQKKKDGSLHLYIDY